A single genomic interval of Bradyrhizobium japonicum USDA 6 harbors:
- a CDS encoding DUF7694 domain-containing protein, with amino-acid sequence MRAQVVDKLEAGRVQHGRFATAPGSGPCGLFFVQGPCGCELKISAFVRPGWEHVAVSTPRRCPNWEEMCFVKDMFWDEEECVMQLHPPHSRYVNNSRYCLHLWRPIYRDIPMPSPSFVGVVGLSPSDAATLFARMSATA; translated from the coding sequence GTGCGAGCGCAGGTGGTAGACAAGCTGGAGGCGGGCCGGGTGCAGCATGGCCGGTTCGCGACTGCTCCGGGATCAGGCCCTTGCGGTCTCTTCTTTGTGCAGGGGCCTTGCGGGTGTGAACTAAAGATAAGTGCATTTGTCCGTCCTGGGTGGGAGCATGTCGCTGTTTCGACACCGCGGCGTTGTCCAAACTGGGAGGAGATGTGCTTTGTCAAAGACATGTTCTGGGATGAAGAAGAGTGCGTCATGCAACTGCATCCGCCACATTCGCGTTATGTGAATAACAGCCGATATTGCCTTCATTTGTGGAGACCCATTTATCGAGACATTCCGATGCCGTCTCCGAGCTTCGTAGGCGTCGTTGGATTGAGTCCCTCAGATGCGGCAACGTTGTTCGCGCGGATGAGCGCGACAGCATGA